The Vibrio marisflavi CECT 7928 region CAATTATTTGCTGAAGGTAACAACAAACGTATTTCTATCTTCGCTGCGTGGTAAAAGTGTTACTTTAGCGTTGTGCAGACCAGCAATGTCACGCGTGATTGACATGCCTAACCCTGCACCATCCCCTTTCTCTGAGTTGGCTCGATAGAAATTGTCGAATAGTTTTTCTCTCGCTTCTGCGCTGATGTCAGCTCCGTTATCCGAAATACGAACTTCAATTAATGATTCCATATCTACAACTTCGACATTGATTTGGCTACGATCCCCAGAATAACGAATAGCATTATCAATTAGGTTGCTAAACAGAATTGTCAACAGGGTCTCGTCCCCATCAATCGAAATACTATTGCCGTCAAACCCAATATCCTGACTATTTCGCAACGCGAGTGGAGCAAGATCAGCAACAATTTGGCGTATAACATTAGAGATGTCTACATCTTGTTTTTCTATGTCCGTCAGGCTCTCTACCTTGGCTAGCATAAGTAGTTGGTGCAGCAACCTGTCGGTTCTATCGATACCTTTGAGAATATTATTGAGGTCCTTCGCTAACTCATCTTGGCTTTTGCTATGAATGGCATTTTCAGCATTTAAACGCAAGATAGTGAGTGGTGTTTTCAGCTCATGCGCAGCCATCCGGGTAAAGCGCTTTTCTCTTTGCCACGCTTGCTCAAGCTGACTCAGCAAATCATTTAACGCGTCCACCAATGGAGAAAGTTCAACCGTTTGGTTCGATACATAAATATGATCGAGCTTATTGGCACTGCGCTGCGCTATTGCAAGTTTTAACTCTTTAACTGGCTTAAAGTTTTTGTTGATCAGCCAAATAATTAAAATGACTAAACAAGGGATAATGAGTAGCTGTGGAATTGCGT contains the following coding sequences:
- a CDS encoding ATP-binding protein; this encodes MKSSKPFSIKRRLTLSVIAFSFVLIAVSLILNVYSAKHEVEEVYDARLGQSAKLLLVTTAFEPNEKTFVKHQKIFQSWMSDIKKDSPGDDDVPTAYGHPYEEKMLFQIYDDGKLLWSSKPNIGAFEHDKNYSGYGNVVENGSQWRYFQLHMPKKANSSEYVIVAEKQSIRKEMVEEMALSNAIPQLLIIPCLVILIIWLINKNFKPVKELKLAIAQRSANKLDHIYVSNQTVELSPLVDALNDLLSQLEQAWQREKRFTRMAAHELKTPLTILRLNAENAIHSKSQDELAKDLNNILKGIDRTDRLLHQLLMLAKVESLTDIEKQDVDISNVIRQIVADLAPLALRNSQDIGFDGNSISIDGDETLLTILFSNLIDNAIRYSGDRSQINVEVVDMESLIEVRISDNGADISAEAREKLFDNFYRANSEKGDGAGLGMSITRDIAGLHNAKVTLLPRSEDRNTFVVTFSK